TGATGGTTTGGTCTTCAACGGTAAGCCCTTCCCTTCCTGGATAGCCATACTTGTGTGTCCGATATCTAACTCGCCGATTAGACGTCGTCGGCATCTCAGACGACGAGACCTGGGAGTACGGCGCCACTCTCATGGACATGGCCGCGCAAAAGGGCTACGACGGCATCAAGCTCCTCCGCGTCATGGACTTCCTCGGCCTCACCAACGAAGACGAGCCCCTCACCAAGGAAAAGTACATGGAGCTTGTCGACGAGAGCCGCAAGACCCTCGAGGCTCAATTCGGCGACCCGGACCAGGACGTCCGCGCCCTCATGGAGACGGACAACGACACGCTCATGACCTACCGCGGCTTCATCCGCTTCCTCGAGACGGATCTTCGCGACAGTCCCGTTGCGGCCCACGCCACCTCGGGTCACAAGTACCGCAAGGTTGTCAAGGAGGTCGCGATGAAGATGATGATGCGCGCCGAGTCCTTCACCAAGATCATCCTTGCCACCTGCCCCGACCACGTCCGCCTCTCCATCCACCCCTCCAGCGGCGCCGTCAAGCTCTCCATGCCGCTGCTGGTCGAGAAGCACAACCCCGACGGCTTCCCCCGTACCCCCTGGCACAGCTCCATCGCCGTCTCCCTAGACGGCGGGTACCGTTCTCTGCACGCCAAGGACGTCCGCGACACGCACGACTTGGTCACGAGAGACGGCCGTCCTTGGTGCTTCCGTGAGAAGTCTGAGCTCTTTGAGCTCGGCGAGGATGTCGAGATTGAGCACCTTTACCCCACTGGGATCGAGGTGCGCCCTCGCGAGGAGAAGAATGGTGAGGTCAAGCTCGACGAGGCAGCCCGCGAGAAGCTGGTGAAGCTTGCTCAGCTTCAGCCTGTAACCGTTGTCGGCTTTGAGAATGCGCCCGAGTTTGTCCTCGCGGGCCAGGAGTAGACATAGTACCCGGTCTCAGTCTAGCATTTAGAGGAGGATCGGCGGTTTGCTTTGCTAGGGCATCATCAACGGCATCATCGTGTAAAAGAGGTGGCAGGAGAATATGATTGTACGCAGGAAAAGGTAGCTTGATAGGCGCCGATTGCTGCCAGGTCACACGGAGTCAGGCGTTTTGCAGTTGCTTTTCTCCCTCCTTTACAACGCCGCAAAGGCAACCAAATTATAATACATCAACATTCTTCAAACTTGTGTTGCGGAGAGGAACTTACTATGCGCGATTCCATCAATTGTTTGGTTAAGATTATGGTGGGTTGCGGTGGCTCAGTTCTCGGGGTAGTCTCCTCAAGAGTCGGCGGGGTGGATTTCTCGGGGTCCGCACATTTGATCTACTCGATTCATACGATGAGAGCAGATGTCAAGAGCCCGGATGATTCTGCACTGAGCAGCTGGTCTTCTATTTGTCAAGTTGGTATTCTACGCCTGGTCCTTAATCTCCCGTTTTATCTTTGTAATTGTTCCCGGTCCGCCGTACGTCAAGCCAGTGTACACCATGGCCACGCTGGCGCCAGCATTGAGGATCTTGAGCGCCTGCTCTCCATTTGTAATGCCGCCTGTCGCGAAGATGACCTTTCTCGGTGTATCCTTGCCCTCGATCAGATCGTGAAGCTTGCCGGAGAGGGAGCCGTCAACATCAGGAATAGCAGCCGCCTCCTCGGCCGAGCCGGTCTGGAGGGTCTGGGCATCGAGCTTCTTGCGATATCTTCCGACCAGATCCAGGGTTCTGCTGTACATGGCGGGTCCCGAGTAACCACCCGTCTCCTGCAGCGCCTTCTGCTCCTTGACAGTAAGCTTGACGCCTTGGGGAACGATGCCTGTGCGACGGTTGGTGGTGTTGCCCACGATGACACCGTCGACACCGCTGCTGCAGACAGCCTGGACGATACCCTCAATCTGggcatcctcctcctcgtcagGAGAGACCTTGACCATGACCTTGGGGGCAACCTTGCGGTCGACCTTGCGAGCCTCCTGAACCACGGCGCTCAACAGCCTCGTCAGAGGCTCGGTGGCCTGCAAGTCGCGGAGACCAGGGGTGTTTGGGCTGCTCACGTTGACCACCAGGATATCGGCATACCTAGCAAGACGTTGCACGCAGTAAACGTAGTCCTGAGCAACGGCATTGACATCCTTTTGGTCCGTCTCCTTGTTCTTGGCAATCTGCACAGCCAGCAATCTGCCGGGAAGCAAACTGCCAGCAGGGACACCAGCCTCGCCGTCCAGAACCTCCTGCTCCGTCGCGCCAACCTTGCGAGCGAACTTGCGCACGCGCTCCCTCAGTGTGATGGCCATGCTGTCGGCACCCCGCGAGTTGAGACCGTATCGATTGATCATGCCGTCGAGACTGGGAACGCGGAAGACACGCGGGCGAGGGTTGCCGTCCTGCGGGCGGGGCGTGCAGCCACCAACCTCAACGATGCCGGCAC
This is a stretch of genomic DNA from Colletotrichum lupini chromosome 10, complete sequence. It encodes these proteins:
- a CDS encoding pyoverdine/dityrosine biosynthesis protein; protein product: MAISAVDPVPVSPTDAKKPAASTGKLMARPVLQLRAPTYRRPSLGSELKSPLSSISPLSVSDLRSPLSPLRQMRVEFSDLEIGSPIDPVDLQPPEQTLRSPVSATKSPFSAFHSPLRNASIDAVIDDVVEGDAPTITETLPTPPLEQSSEQVAHKILDVLQAFGRHIIPEGQENHEWLGRKMFHGRVEEYVKKGESVKMIIPAFPWKSINRTDKVTGVLPDLGEDLALARLNDLCVEIGKVYTHGAEVHIATDGLVFNDVVGISDDETWEYGATLMDMAAQKGYDGIKLLRVMDFLGLTNEDEPLTKEKYMELVDESRKTLEAQFGDPDQDVRALMETDNDTLMTYRGFIRFLETDLRDSPVAAHATSGHKYRKVVKEVAMKMMMRAESFTKIILATCPDHVRLSIHPSSGAVKLSMPLLVEKHNPDGFPRTPWHSSIAVSLDGGYRSLHAKDVRDTHDLVTRDGRPWCFREKSELFELGEDVEIEHLYPTGIEVRPREEKNGEVKLDEAAREKLVKLAQLQPVTVVGFENAPEFVLAGQE